The genome window AAGCCGGAAGAGACGTCTCTGTTTACTGTATAAGCAGTTGCATAAATGGAACTAATATAAAATACCTTTTTGCGGTAAGATAAATGTGTTTGATTATTGATCATGACATTTTTGATCAGGTTCAGTTGCAGTAGATTACATGTTATCATATGTGCGCGTACGAACTCAGATTAATAAGAAACAGGAGAGGAGGGACACGCAGGTTATTACTGACACGCGGGTGCTGCATACGTGCAATGGGAATTCGAGTCTGTCTGTATGTGCCCAATGTCATTGGTGAGTCAGGGTAATCATTACACCACTCTGCATTTGTTCCAACCAAAATGCTTCACAGTAGCCTATGTGTGTTTCAGGGTATAGCTAATACATGTCTGATGTAACATTTCATCAGTGAAGTTACACTAATGgctttgctttttgttttaatttcattatttcataGGGTACATTCGGATTCTGCTTGTACTGACTGCCTGGATCGTGTATGACGACCCAGCGAGATTTGTACCTTTGTATGTGGTATCAATTATATTAGATGGTGGGTATTTGCATAAAAACTGGGGAGATTttagtattatattatattatattgtggtAACAGTGCAATGGTCATCAGTTCAATAATtctcagggaacacacataatgataaaatgtaatttatatgtTTTAGCAACATGCCATGTATACTGTTATGTTACAGTATACACTGTCTATAGCTTGTGCATTCTATAGAACTCAGATTTTGTGAGATTTCTAAATTCCGGAAATACATCtagattaaaacatttaatgtcAGTAatgatttagtaacattaaaagtatttaataacaTAATTATTTCTGGGTTGGGGTGAGACATATCCTAAATCAGAGGTGTCTTGTAGTGTAACCTTCCTATTTTGCACAGCATTCCAGACACCTCGGATTTATGATATTTCCCTCAACCCTGGAAATAAagtctggatttagtaacattaaaagttCATCAACATATAAACACCCGCTTAAGTTTATACTTTTAGTTTATCTTTGTGTTAGGACTGGATGGCTGGGTGGCACGTCGGCTGCATCAGACCTCCAGGTTTGGAGCTTGGCTGGATGTGGTCATTGACAACATAGGACGTGGAATGCTCTGGAATATACTTTATGATGTAAGTTTAGTACTGCGGCACATTTCTGTCTTCCGGAAATATATGTGCCAGCATCAGATTAACACTGTGTTCTGTACATGGAAAGTGGGGCTGGTTGGTGTCTTCAGTAGAGTGgtgtgcgtttgtttgcaacCACAGTGCTGGAGGTGCCCAGTGGAAGAATTCTTTCACACAGAGCCCGGTCTGGGTTCGAGCAGTGATGGCAAAGGGTACGCCGAGATACATTTTCCTTTTCCAATTGTTGTTTCAGAACAAATACTATGACATCAATGTGAATCCTTTATAACGCAGGCTTCAAGACTCCACTGGGTATTTTGACAATAGCAGGCATCCATGTTTTGCCCGTGTGGCTGTATGGCTACCAGTATGATGTGCTGTCCCAGGCTCTCTGTGTCCCACACGGCCTGCAGATTCTTGGGATTCTGGTGCTGGCAGCTGGACGTGTGCTGGGTTTAGCAGTTGAGGTCAGGAGCATCTTTACGCAGCATTATTACTGTTGTTGCTGGGTCAGACTGTGCTGTGATGAACACTACCATTCATGTGTCTTTTGCAGATGTGGTGCGTCTTAACCCATGTGAAATTGTTAGTGTTGAATGAAGAGGAGGAAAAGAAGGACTAGGACAACTGGAAAGTGTTAGTTTGGATGTTGTTTGCGTTTAGGGTGATTTACTTGAAAACAAGTAAAAGGGAATGTCTTGTATGAGGCTACTGCTCTGATAAGCACCTGAAATGTTTCATCTCAGTTATTGAGCATGTTGAATGTGTCTTTCTCATGCGAAAATGTCAGGGCTATGTTTGTTTTCTCATGAACCCTAAAAATGATACATATTATACCAATGTCTAAACACAATGCTTTAAGGTGATATATAGGTCATGTTTACATTGcgtttgatgtttgttttatttgacaatactacatattatatttaattccTTGTTTAAAACAGTTGTACATATTAAACTGGGAATGACaatttcaaggttttatccatttttattcatgttaacTAGTGATATAAATgtagttaaaggtccaatgtgtaattttttggaagattgacagaaatgcaatatgattTTCAAATctatatttctatctacatacatatATTTCTATCCccttgttgtttctacagtagccctaaatggacaaactgctatacagagcgcgtttcgtatgtTATCTCCTTTCGCAAAAACTActacatcttagtcctgtgtcagcacCGTAGTGTCGGGGTCCTCTCCCGTGTGCCGTTGGCTGccatttgcaacctcaccacatACGCTGAAGTCATGTATGCTTAATTTTCCTGTTCAACCACCAATCCACCCAAACAAGAGGTTTTCATAGGGCCCCATTCATTCAAGTCATTGATTCTAAACGCATCACAGATTCCACAAACAcgaagaaaaaacatttaaaggccaaaaataaagcattttaataCTTTGAAAGCAATATTGCTCATTGTAAGACAGTTCTATATtcttttttctgtgtgtgttataATTAGTTACAGATTTTCACAACGGTGGATACAATTGTGTTTAATAATGATTTGGTGGTTACAGATGTACAATGTACAGCAGACTCTACTGAGGTGCGAGTTACATAAAGCCAAAGACCAAACCCTACATGTATCCAAGCAGAGGCTCACTGTGGCACAGGTTACTGACGTTTCCATGGAAACCGTCAGTATTAATCACTTTCCTCTTCGTCACCGGACCCCATCAAAAACACTGCATTCTAGTCTCAAATGGATACGGACACAAAAAGGTATTTCAAATCAAATCAGAGCTCACTTCCACTTCTATGTTGTGTTTTTGCCATTTAAAGGGTCCCGTACCCTACCTGATGCTCAGGGTACCAGCGTGATGCAAGAGAAATCAGAAACAGCACTTTGGCTAAAACACAATCTACGTtgcagcatacacacacacattgcagAAATGAATGTCAGAGGGTTTTATAAAGGTTTGCATCGTTTTAAAGGCCCTTCTGTATGAGTTATCAATGTGATGAGCGCTATATCATGCAGTGAGCATTATTCATGGTTTGCAGTCCCTTTTTAAACACTCTTTAACTTCTCAGGGCACATTTCAAAGAAACACGCAGGGTTATGGTGACATCCCAAGTTTATCAGCTTTTGCGTTAAGCTATTTACTGTGTACAACCATGTCAACACGTCTTTGTGATACAGGACATTTGCTTGCCATCAGGATCGCCTTTATTGTCAAGGGGTGGTGTTCATTTCTGTGATCAGTTCAACACTTTAGAACcagttatatttttttatggaGTTCACTAGGACAATACCAATTGTAGCTATACATCTATATCTATGTACACAGTTAGTTAAACATGCAAAGAATGAGAACACAGAGAAGCACCTTTGTTTTTGGAAACTGTGGCCCATTCCGACAGAGAAATCCTTTGGATTTAATCAATCTCGAGATTTCTTTCCAATCGTGAATCGCCACTTAACGTTGACAAATGAGCCCTTAAACCACATTCAGAGCCAATCAGAGCTACGTTATAAATTCATTCAGCATACACTTGTTTCACAGCTTAGAACCTTTTTTCTAGATCTTCTGATATGAGAACTCCACTAAACGTCCGTTTACTGCAAATTGTCAATGGAAATGCACTTACAAAGTTTTCAAGATCACAGTTTATTTGTTATAATATTCCATTACTCCATCTTTATCTCTCTGACCAAGGCGAATACCTTCCGGCAACCCCGTTCTGCTATCTCTAGTATGATAGAGACACCAGAAATCGAATTTAGCAACATCAAGCCTCTACACGCAACAATGAAGGGATTTCTAAGGAGTGAAAGAGGCTGTAATGTGAAGTCCCTCGCATGTCACAGGTGATCTGTTGCTCGGTTTACAGATGGGGCAGGTGGAGGTCTAGTTATGAAAAAGGCTGACAAAGCAGATGCCTAGCAACTGAGAGTCCTTTAAGACTAAGGCTGGGACTTCAGTTTAGCGCAAGACATTAGCATCGCATGCTAAATGATAGACCACAACAACACTTAGCCTGCAGATGCAAAAACGGTTTGTAGTGTGCCAATTGAATAAGCATAgttgttgatttaaaaaaaaaaaattcttacgGTGTGACAACACGTCATGGAAATTTAAGACGTGAACCAGATTCCTTGAAAGGATTTGAATGAGCACAAAGCCAGTTATGGACCCGTGTAGATTCTGAACATAGTGCCCCTTGCGAGCAATACCCACAATTCTCTGGCCTCTACACAAAGACAGGTGCTGTGCTCAGCCCATCGCCTGAGCTCTGAAAGAAAACCTGGTCCCCGCCGCTCCAGCttattttgtgtgtatgtgaaagCGTGTTGTGTAATAAGGCTGATAGAAAGCCAGATTAACATACTTGCCCCTCGCTGAATCGAATGGTTATGGCAAAAGACGTCGACTATGGTTTCACACTTGTTAAGAGAAGTTATTTTGGCTCATCCATCTGCAATGTTACACACCTACAAGTCATAGCATACCTTGCATATAAATTATTGGCAGTTTAAAATAAGCTATGTCAGTACTAAAGGAATACAAAACCAGAACTTAAAACGTGGTATCTAGAGCAACTGGTCCATAGATTCCACACGTGTCacgaattgtttaaaaaaacataatggtCCATAATGTAACATGGCTGATCTCATTTTCCAGAGAGCACACAGGTAATCCTCAATCCTCAGGTTAATGGGTACACGCATGTGTACGGCTGTTTCTTCACTCATTTATCGGAACAATGGGACCTTTCACCATCAAATCTCATTCGGTGAGTGCTGCGCCGAGCATTTCCTCCA of Triplophysa rosa linkage group LG14, Trosa_1v2, whole genome shotgun sequence contains these proteins:
- the si:ch1073-145m9.1 gene encoding uncharacterized protein si:ch1073-145m9.1 isoform X2, translated to MGIRVCLYVPNVIGYIRILLVLTAWIVYDDPARFVPLYVVSIILDGLDGWVARRLHQTSRFGAWLDVVIDNIGRGMLWNILYDWGWLVSSVEWCAFVCNHSAGGAQWKNSFTQSPVWVRAVMAKGFKTPLGILTIAGIHVLPVWLYGYQYDVLSQALCVPHGLQILGILVLAAGRVLGLAVEMWCVLTHVKLLVLNEEEEKKD
- the si:ch1073-145m9.1 gene encoding uncharacterized protein si:ch1073-145m9.1 isoform X1, with amino-acid sequence MCAYELRLIRNRRGGTRRLLLTRGCCIRAMGIRVCLYVPNVIGYIRILLVLTAWIVYDDPARFVPLYVVSIILDGLDGWVARRLHQTSRFGAWLDVVIDNIGRGMLWNILYDWGWLVSSVEWCAFVCNHSAGGAQWKNSFTQSPVWVRAVMAKGFKTPLGILTIAGIHVLPVWLYGYQYDVLSQALCVPHGLQILGILVLAAGRVLGLAVEMWCVLTHVKLLVLNEEEEKKD